In Corvus hawaiiensis isolate bCorHaw1 chromosome 35, bCorHaw1.pri.cur, whole genome shotgun sequence, a genomic segment contains:
- the LOC125319009 gene encoding olfactory receptor 14J1-like yields the protein MSNSSSISPFLLLPLADTRQLQLLHFCLFLGISLAALLGNGLIISAGACGQHLHSPMFFFLLSLALTDLGSSCTTVPKAMHNSLWGTRHISYTACAAQVFLIVFFLGTEDFLLTIMCYERYVSICKALHYGTLLGSRACAHMAAAAWASAFLTALLHTANTFSLPLCQGNALGQFFCEIPHILRLSCSDTYLREFGLLAFSTFPFLGCFVFMLFSYVQISRAVLRIPSEQGRHKAFSTCLPHLAVLSLFISTGTFAHLKPPSTSSPSLDVVVSVLFSVVPPALKPLIYSLRNQELKDALRKMMTVSFQKE from the coding sequence ATGtccaacagcagctccatcagccccttcctcctgctgccattgGCAGACAcgcggcagctgcagctcctgcacttctgcctcttcctgggcatctccctggctgccctcctgGGCAACGGCCTCATCATCAGCGCCGGAGCCTGcggccagcacctgcacagccccatgttcttcttcctgctcagcctggccctCACCGACCtgggctccagctgcaccactgtccccaaggccaTGCACAATTCCCTCTGGGGCACCAGGCACATCTCCTACACAGCATGTGCTGCTCAGGTGTTTCTGATTGTCTTCTTCCTTGGAACAGAGGATTTCCTCCTCACCATCATGTGCTACGAGCGCTACGTGTCCATCTGCAAAGCCCTGCACTACGGgaccctcctgggcagcagagcttgtgcccacatggcagcagctgcctgggccagtgcctttctcactgctctgctgcacacggccaatacattttccctgcccctgtgccagggcaatGCCCTGGGCcagttcttctgtgaaatcccACACATCCTCAGGCTCTCCTGCTCAGACACATACCTGAGGGAATTTGGGCTTCTTGCTTTTagtacttttccttttttgggttgttttgtgttcatgCTTTTCTCCTATGTGCAGATCTCCAGGGCCGTGCTGAGGATCCCCTCTGAGCAGGGCCGGCACAAAGCCTTTTCCACGTGCCTCCCTCACCTGGCCGTGCTCTCTCTGTTTATCAGCACGGGCACATTTGCTCACCTAAAGCCCCCCTCCACCtcgtccccatccctggatgtggtGGTGTCAGTTCTGTTCTCGGTGGTGCCTCCAGCCCTGAAGCCCCTCATCTACAGCCTGAGGAACCAGGAGCTCAAGGATGCCCTGAGGAAAATGATGACTGTATCTTTTCAGAAGGAATAA